One Glycine max cultivar Williams 82 chromosome 4, Glycine_max_v4.0, whole genome shotgun sequence DNA segment encodes these proteins:
- the LOC106798586 gene encoding probable copper-transporting ATPase HMA5, translating to MEEAEENAKRIEDVAFATANLHYEKEPNGDGGSAVQLYAKECSKLLLDVLKRGPSKKDNEVVTSIEVEMEHIDIGEPENTGLPMPTAVMVGTGVGASQGILIKGGQALENAHKVNCVVFDKTGTLTIGKPVVVNTKLLTNMVLREFYELVVVAEVNSEHPLAKAIVEYAKKLRDDENPIWLEAQDFMSIAGHGVKAMVRNKEILVGNKSLMEDHNVALPIDAEEMLAEAEAMAQTGIIVSINREVVGVLAVSDPLKLATQEVISILKSMKIRNIMVTGDNWGTANSIAREVGIETVIVEAKPDQKPD from the exons ATGGAAGAGGCTGAAGAGAATGCAAAGAGGATTGAGGATGTGGCTTTTGCTACTGCAAATCTACACTATGAGAAAGAGCCAAATGGTGATGGAGGTTCTGCAGTCCAGCTTTATGCCAAGGAATGTAGTAAGCTCCTCCTAGATGTTCTTAAAAGAGGACCTAGTAAAAAGGATAATGAAGTGGTGACAAGCATAG AGGTGGAAATGGAACACATTGATATCGGTGAACCTGAGAATACTG GTTTACCAATGCCAACTGCTGTTATGGTTGGCACTGGAGTAGGTGCATCTCAGGGAATACTTATCAAAGGAGGTCAAGCATTAGAAAATGCACATAAG GTGAACTGTGTTGTATTTGACAAAACAGGTACTCTCACAATTGGGAAGCCTGTGGTAGTAAATACAAAGTTGTTGACAAATATGGTACTCCGGGAATTCTATGAACTTGTGGTTGTAGCTGAG GTGAATAGTGAGCATCCACTGGCTAAGGCCATAGTTGAGTATGCCAAAAAACTGAGAGATGATGAGAAccccatttggctagaggcacAGGATTTTATGTCCATTGCTGGACATGGAGTTAAGGCCATGGTTAGAAACAAGGAAATACTTGTGGGTAACAAGAGCTTGATGGAAGACCACAATGTTGCACTTCCCATCGATGCTGAAGAGATGCTTGCAGAAGCCGAAGCAATGGCTCAAACTGGAATTATAGTGTCTATTAATAGGGAAGTAGTTGGGGTTTTAGCAGTATCTGATCCATTGAAACTAGCTACACAAGAAGTCATTTCCATTCTGAAGTCCATGAAAATTAGGAACATCATGGTGACTGGGGACAATTGGGGAACTGCCAATTCTATAGCAAGGGAAGTTGGAATTGAAACAGTTATTGTTGAGGCCAAACCAGATCAGAAACCAGATTAG